AAATATTATAGGAAAagtgtgaatatttttttttttaaaaaaaagtaaccataaactaataatatagactaaattcaatatttatttaaaagtaCACAATTAAAATACATTgactaaaatggtatttttaacctcatttttctcttcaaaGTTTGTTTACGATTTTCCATGGATTTTTAGatatgtggaagcaaatttgcAAACAAGCATTCCCTCTAAAACAGGGTTGGCAATGAAACGGACAAAGAGTTCCATCCCCGTTCTCGATGGGGAATTTACCCCCAGTCCGGTCCTCGTTCCCGCCAGACGGAGGTAGAGATTTCTAGTCAAGAAAATGGGTTCCCATGGGACCCATTTTTCTCCTCTTGTTTTCCTATTGagaccatttaaaaaaaaaaaaaaaaaatcataaaattctcTTTGGTTTTGGCTTGAACATTCTAGTTTAGTTTAGATTGGACTAAATTAAAAACTATGCTAAATGTAAAAGTTTTAataccttatatatatatatatatttatctaatgAGGGTTGAGGTAGTGTCAAGGTGGAGATACCTCCCTTTCCCGTCTTGTCCCCAGATGGGGACCCTCCCTAGTTTGACCCAACTCCACGGAAAATTTTGCCAATCCTACTCTTAAACAAtcattatcttttttatttaaatgatttatatttCATTCTATATTTCCGAATTTTTCTCCATAGAGTTACAGATATATATCGTAACAAAAATTTGGTATTGTAAACATGAAAAAGTAGAATAAGGAAGAAAAGTTTTcgttattttacattttttattttttttttggtaaacaaACCAAAACAACGGACGTTAACTGCCACAAGGGCTACAAGACACCATAGAAGGAGAACGAGACATGACTTGCAGCAGCCAGGAAGGGAAATCTAAAAACCATGAAGCTGATTCCAACCTCCCTCCTCGTTTTGCCAATAAATGGGCAGCAACATTAGCTGAACGAGGTATGTGAAACGCTGCCGCATGACTAAAAGAAGCTAAGCCTTGTCGTATTTCTTCCACCTAGACACTAACCTCCTTAATGGACTGGAGATGACCTTGAATCAACCGAACCAAAGAGAGGTAGTCGAAAGCCATAGATACAACGCTAATGTGCAACTTGGACAAACCGCACTCCTTTCAGAAACACCAAAGTTTCTGCCAATGAAGGTGAGTGTTGCTAAGGATtgtgccctaaaatctcgtaaTTTATAATGTAATAAAccaaattcatttatttaataaaataagaagttattttatttgtcatttaaaattatgtcactcaatccaataaacaacaTTCGAGGTTATTTAATacaacttaaacatgtatgtggttaacatgtaagtggatcatgtttaagtaataatctaatgGTATGTAGTATTTAGATAAAGTTAggtgtcttatcctagtgacactctGTATACGAttcattttgtaattgttataattgttgtaaagtgttacaaatgatttgatcctaataattcatgtgaagatatgtgagttaagtatcctatacaaagagtttttataaaattggaccgcaaaatgattagtctctttttatagtactgttacttgaagagattaacatttcaagaggatgaccataggtggctcgaccttaatcctgagtgagttgtgaacttctgtctatgagaACAATCCTTttatctgtatgggtgagaatggccagattcgccaactcaataagcctaccattttggggatttgttcaAGTAGGGAACTAAGAACATACCTACAGAAGATGGAATTTGTTCCTTCATGTAAagaagggtaagtagatgaattactcccttaagagctgattccgagtcttgaacaatgaggcactTCACCTTCTCACTGGCTAGAGAGGgttctagtttatagttggactataactaattgttcattagagggatcaatgaaacttaagagttaaatataactataagggtaaaacgataacttgacccagttgtagtaagcgatttgtgaatggtcgacttactgttgattggttatatccgtggacacagaaatatatccacAGTGTGTaaagtgcagttgtgggtctttagtagagtgacatgcagttaatgaatgttgattaatttaattaaatagtttaattaattaatctcgtatcattgaaatttctaatctgtaggttcattagatcTCCTTACTATCTCActaaagataaaataataaataaatagttttgaaataatttgaattcttcaaatcaTTTAAGGAAAACTTTAAATTGATatgataaatatataatatatattgatacattataatacatagttaattatgaatattgATTTATAATTAGTACTATGTATAACGAACAAATATACCATCACAAGAGCTTCCCCGTTATGCTCTAGGATTCCAAGGAGCTAGATGTGTGGGCTCTAACACCTTGGAAGAGAGAATGTTCTTGAGGGAGTAAAATAGAGAGAATATGAGAGTGGAGGCTAGgacaatttttcataaaaatctcttcTTGTAAAAGGGTTATAATGGTATATTTATAGGGAGTCCAATTCTTCCCATTTTTCATCATTTGTTAATCGATTAATTAACGACCAATCaacataaatatcacatatttatactaGCCTCCATTCTCCatcatttgttaattaattaattaaccattaatcaatcaattaacataaaaattaaataactatataatgaatcatatttaatatagggttaattttttaacatataaatatcatatatttatacgcatccaattcatataaatctaatattcgaatctcattcaaatacatcTCTCTAATAATCTAACTctatataaattcaattcatatgaattgaaaattcaaatcacattcaaatatatctctctaaTACTATAATtctatatgaatctaattcatggAAATTTATTAttcgaatctcattcaaatatatctctcgcatatagtttggattatagattatacctataattaaccatattctataatatatcataatgcACTATataataatcatattaatataaaatttctttaagtaatttgaacaattcaaataattcctCGTTactatccttagtgagctaacatCGGAATCTTATGAACTTACAGATTTGAAGCTctaataatatgagattaattaattaaactttttagttaaattaatcaatattcattaattattgatCACTCCACTATAGACGAATGGTTGTactcttcgcattgtagatatatttctgagtccatggatataaccaatcaacagtgagtcaacctttcacaaattgttcataaccattaaattatcattttactcctgtagttacatctaactctttatatcactgattcttctaatgaacaaatagtttattaTCCAATTATAAACTAACAGCACTCAGGACAGTAAGAGGTTGatacctcattgttcaagactccaACTATTAAGGTGCTTATAGATGTTTGTGAGCTGAACATTgtgttttttgttattattattattattattattattattattattattattaaaaatggtTTATTGCGTAGATTAGTggaataatttttaaacaaataaataagacaaatgaaaacaacaatataaaatgtaaaaagtattattttagtatttaaacTCTCATGGTTTATATTGTATACAACGTTTTGTGTTTAACcactaattatatatatatatattaaaaaaaaaattgttatataGCTCTTGccatattgatttaaatttcaaaaattattttatttaattaacataattgAATCATACCGATAATtagaatatatatgatattataatATCAATAGTCATTGCACCTTACATAATgtcaaaaatattaaattaacactCATTCACTAGAAAATGGATAAAAATCTTcctaatattattaatttcaacgaaataaaattttgtatagATGTAAGTTTGATCAAAACAACTCATTAACTATTCAACAACATTTTCAATATTCATAaatggtaataaaaaacaatttaGCTATAATATTTGTTTGTCTGGCCCAGGTTCCTTCCTTAGTAAAGAAAAGTCACACCAATTAAAAGATTGATTATCCTAGTTAGATATCATATGTCTTAACAAGAACTTTATTTGTCATCACGAAGttctttttggaaaaaaaataaataaataaaaatacaataactaaaattagatacttaaatttatatgaaataaaattgaatatgcCCTAGATCATATtttaatctaataaaataatttttttaaaaggaaaagaaaaagttaccgcatttttttcaaaaaaaaaaagaaaaaaaacattaatttctTCGCACGTGGGGTCAAGTCAACAAATAAGCAGTCTAATACCAACGGAGTCTAAATAAGACGGCTAAAGGCAAGAACCAACCAACCTTCATTTACTTcccaataaaatttaaatttattatttaaaagaaaaaaaagacggGCCATCATAACATAAACATCATGCATACATGAAGGGCACATCATACATCGAAGCTGTGCTATAAATAGGCATTTTATGCCCTTTTCCCTCTCTCCAAGCAAACGAAGTTCGCAGACTTAACATAACAGATGGGTGAGGTTAGTTACAGTGCTCAATTTCATACGCTTTACGCTTCTTTCCTTGTTTGAATTTCTTGTTCATCAATTGCACGTTTCCGATTCTGAAGGGTATTTTTATTGCTCAGAAGAAGGTTGTTGTTGCTGTAATTATGATGgatttgagtttaatttttggTCTTCGTTTCGATTTCAGAAAGTCGAAGGTGCTAAGAATGACGGAGAGAAGAAGGCCGGCGATGCCGGTCAGAAGAAGGACGACGGCGCAGTCACTGccgtttttaaaatcaatttgcaTTGCGACGGTTGTGCGAAGAAAGTGAAACGAGCTGTGAAGCATTTGGATGGTGACTATTCTCATTGACTTGAACgattattgaatttttcttctGTGTTTTCGTATTTTAACCTAGTTTTGTTCATCTAGCTATACTGGAAACGATTTTGCTCTTCTCGATTTTGTTCTGCTTTTCTAATTTGGCGATTTTTTTCCAGTTTAATTCATCGAGGAATATTATGCGATTTTTATGATTTGATTGTTGATTTGGTCAAGTATGATTTCGGATAGGGATTTGTTTTGATcgatttgatattttaaatcttCGTTCCGTCTCTGTTTTGTTAATTGATGTAATTTACAACTCTGATTTGTAGGTGTGAGTGACGTGAAAGCGGATCCTTCATCCAATAAACTCACTGTTACCGGTAAAGTAGACCCTGCCATAATTAAAACGAAACTGGAGCAGAAGacgaaaaagaaaattgaaatcatCTCACCTCAGCCTAAAAAAGATGGCAGCGGCGATAAGAAACCGGACGAAAAGACTGAGAAGAAGACCGACGAAAAAGCAGAGAAGAAAACCGATGAGAAGAAAGTAGACGGAAAGTCAGAAAATAAGTCTGACGAAAAAGCCGAGAAGAAGCCCGAAGAGAAAAAGTCAGAAGAGAAAAAGACAGACGACAAAAAGGCCAAAGAGGtaatttccaaaaaaatattaaatccaTCTGATAGCTAAAAAACGATTTCATGGCGGCGCGTATTAACCACGCGCGAGTCTATTTTTTTTAGCTCAGATCTTTGAGTTGGCAACTAATTTTCGTTTCAATTTGCTTGTGGAGCAGAGCACCGTGGTTTTGAAGATGCGATTACACTGCGAAGGTTGCATTCAAAAGATTAGGAAGGCACTCATCAAATTCAAAGGTAAAGAAATTCATCTCTCattagaaaatcaaaatcaattgaaATCAATTATACAAATCGGCAACGAAAAAGTACTAATTCAACATCTCTATAATTTTACAGGAGTCAATGAGATTTCAGTAGATGCTCAGAAGGATTTGATCACAGTAAAAGGCACCATAGAAGGAAAAGAcattgtaggctacctcaaagacAAGTTCAAGAGATCCGTCGACGTAGTTCCTCCCAAGAAAGAAGAACCCACCGCTGCCGGAGGCgacaagaaagaaaaagaagccGGAGGTGGTGGTGGTGACAAGAAAGAGAACGACGGAAAAAATGCCACCTCCAGCGGTGGAGACGGTGGTGGCCCAAAAATGGAGGTGAGCAAGATGGAGTATAGCGGTTTCTCATATCATCCTTCGACATTCTACTACGACGCTCCGGTTCATTCTCACTCTCAGTACGGTTACGCCATGGAAGCCCAGCCAAGCTATCCAATCCACGGCTTCGCAAATTCCAGCGGCTATTACGCAAATCAAAACTACGTACATCAAGGTTACTCTATGCCGATGTACAATCAATCTCACGCGCCTCAAATGTTCAGCGACGAGAATCCAAATGCTTGTTCCGTCATGTGAGTAAACAAATGTATCCATGAAAGTTCTTCCTAACGTAATACATACCCTGTAAATGAATTAAAGCCATAaaaacacaagaagaagaaaaattagaTAGTTTTTTTGTTGTTAAATATGTGATATGTCGGCCGGCCGGCTTCGGCCGGAAAGTTGCCGGCTAGTTAGTCCAATTCAATTCATTGGGGGAGTTGGTCgatcttttttcttattttattgtaGCTTTTGTTCGGTTCAAATATATGACGTAATAATAGAGCTCTGTTCCATGTAATTTTGTCTCTAAGTCCATTATTTTTCGCCCACATTTATTATGCAATATACTATTGGTTATGAATTATcattatcaaaataattaaagaaaaaagaccaAATTTAAGCTATGGTCTGTAAAGTTATAAAACTTAGGTAAGTGTTTTAATTTTTCacttcaaaattcaaatgtttttaaaaatatacactcttatataaattatataacatataccttaagaaatttataaaattctaaaataatgACATTAGAGctctttttctcaaaaaaaaaaaaaaagacaaaattatttaatgattaatttgtgCGTTAGCTAAACCTATTTTCATGCATAACTctattttactaaaattaatgagtttatggagatttatatattgatttttgttaaaataGTGGGTGAATTAGTGGAAATTGTATTATTTATGTTTAGAGTCCAAACttaatgaaattgaaagtttagtaTTAAAATTGATACATGCGATTTTAGgatcaaatatgattttttccCCAAATAATTAACATGAACTAAATTCATTTATAAACTAAATTCAACTAtaaatttagttcctaaactttGACAAAGGTTTGAGTCTATTTATAGGATaagttcaattttagtcttgaTCTTTGATATTtgatcaaaataatttaaagtttagggtTCTACCttaaacacaaaattcaaatttttatataataaatcgcgtaattttaaatttttgaatttttcatataatgcaaaattgaaagtttggaCAAGTTAACACTCTCTGAACATTGATgtattaaacttataatttaataaattaaatatcatttaacTATAAtaaaccgtccaattaatagtCTCTTGTAATTGATAATATCTTGAAGCAATATTGTCAACGATGCCACTGATTCctttttcctatatttaaaattatttgtcaTGATCGAAAACGATGCTTATTTAGATAGTACATGTcagaataattaattagttcgtcggtatttttaataattggcaaaattaactaatttattttttccattagaaaaagaagattaaaaaaaatgctatttggttttttgtattttttcgaAATACGGTTTTACGGTATATAATGCTTTGAGTACCAAACTAATAAAGTAGTACACGTTTAATGcaatttaattaacaaaaatttCTGGCACCAAATTCAAAACCCAGATAATTTATTGAGGGAAAAAAacgataataaataaataaataaaaactcaaattaaattgtttatttgatttatttcttCTAAAATCAAACTACCATTTCCCTCTTTATTTCTGTTAGTGCGAAAGCGCCCCCACCCTTTATGGtaaaagttcaattttttttttcccgtaaaaaaaatgaaaaatataatataccttttttttcttggaaAGGATCCTTTGCTAGAAATTTATCTCATCTAAACATCTCGAGTTAGATTAACGAAAATATACAAATTCATGCATTAAAAGTTACAAACCATTTTTAATAAGTTCATAAATAGGAAAAATCCATTATATTAATAATTAGAATATGCTAAttaaaagattttgtataaaattgacCCAAAACATGAAACCACGAGGATGGAAGTTTCAAGTCAAGACTTCTCTTATAGAGTTGTTATCCAAAAACTTAAAATTCATATATGAAAAGAATTAATATATCTTTTAGAATATAAGAGTTGTAATTTAAAGTGACAATACCTAAACAAGTGTTTTTAgatactaaaagaaaaaaaagagaattatatttatttaatagatGTGAAAACtatataacaaataaattattagaaaataagaagaagaaaaagttaaGAACAAATCATTAtcaaaataagattaaaaagtttcattatatatatagtttagtACAATAATTGGGGGTGGGAAGTTCGAACCGACTCTACATCTTATATATGATAAATGACATTTCTATATTagttatttgaattaaaaaaaaaaaaatccaaggttGATTACCTCAGcccctttattattattattttttaattagttttttagaCTTGTATATAAGGACAAATATTCCCACGCctgggtatatatatatatatataatttaagatAGCGACTATGTATATATGgggattaattatataatattattcgACTGCatgttaaataaaacaaataaatatcacctctaatatatatatatatatgaaaacaaaGAAGGTGAGTCATAATGAGGTGACTCATTGACTACCAaatcaattattaattaaagaaagaaaaaatggaataagaaaaactgatttttatcaACAAGAGCGTAGTTCAACTGACATAGTGTTCATACTATGAATCTCGTGGTTTGAGATTTGATCCCTCCActccatactttaattataataccttttaaaaaaaaagtggctCTTCATTATTATGATGTCTAATGCTATCCTTTTCTTCTTGTTGCATCCACTTGTCATCTATATTTTTTGTATGatctttgtaatttatttgggaaaaaatagaagaaaaagtcttcatatttcatttaaataacatttt
The nucleotide sequence above comes from Benincasa hispida cultivar B227 chromosome 3, ASM972705v1, whole genome shotgun sequence. Encoded proteins:
- the LOC120074657 gene encoding heavy metal-associated isoprenylated plant protein 6-like, whose protein sequence is MGEKVEGAKNDGEKKAGDAGQKKDDGAVTAVFKINLHCDGCAKKVKRAVKHLDGVSDVKADPSSNKLTVTGKVDPAIIKTKLEQKTKKKIEIISPQPKKDGSGDKKPDEKTEKKTDEKAEKKTDEKKVDGKSENKSDEKAEKKPEEKKSEEKKTDDKKAKESTVVLKMRLHCEGCIQKIRKALIKFKGVNEISVDAQKDLITVKGTIEGKDIVGYLKDKFKRSVDVVPPKKEEPTAAGGDKKEKEAGGGGGDKKENDGKNATSSGGDGGGPKMEVSKMEYSGFSYHPSTFYYDAPVHSHSQYGYAMEAQPSYPIHGFANSSGYYANQNYVHQGYSMPMYNQSHAPQMFSDENPNACSVM